The DNA segment AAATCTTGAATCTCTCTGAGGTGCGTTCGTCAATTGCACGTCGTCTGGGCATTAATGCAGCTGGGTTGGTTCCTTCTTCTCGTTATGTTGAAGGTGTCGTTGAAATGCTTCTTGATGCTACACAAAATTATAATAAGCCTTTATCGGATGAGAGGCTTTTTGGTTGGCATAATGTCCTTTTTCCAACAGGAAGAAGTGGCTTATATGAAATAGAAGTTGGTAAATATAGGACCGGTGAGATGCAGGTGATTTCTGGAGCTATGGGTAAAGAGCAGGTGCATTATCAGGCTCCCAAACCGGAACGACTGGCAGAAGAAATGGGCATTTTTATAAAGTGGTTCAATGAAAATATAGAACTTGATGCCGTGATTAAAGCTGCGATAGCTCACCTTTGGTTCGTTTCTATCCACCCTTTTGACGATGGTAATGGAAGAATTGCCAGGGCTATAACTGATATGCTATTAGCTCGTTCGGAAAACTCTAATCGTCGTTTTTACAGTATGTCTACTGAAATAAAACTGATGCAAAAAGAATATTACGAAGTTCTTGAACGCACTCAAAGGGGTAACGGTGATATAACAGAGTGGCTATTGTGGTTTTTGAGATGTTTTGAGAAAGCTCTAGCGTCGACAGAATCCTCTATTTCATCTGTTCTCGAAAAAAATAGATTCTGGGAGCGAAATAAGGACGTTCAATTTAATGAACGGCAACGAAAAATAATCAATATGCTATTTGATGATTTCTTTGGAAAGCTTACATCTGGTAAATGGGCTAAGATCGCTAAATGTTCTAATGATACAGCCCTAAATGATCTAAAAGATTTATTGGCAAAAGGCATTCTTGTCAAAAATGAAGAGGGGGGACGAAGCACTAACTATTCACTCGTTATATAGAATGGTCTATAATATGGCTAAATAAAGAGAACACGGAATATTGAACGATCAATTATTCGTATTTGTATGAGTCCTGTATCTTGTAGGGCTCATTATTAATAACATGTATGCTGTTTAGATGCTGAATTTGCTCGATTTGACATTATTGCAATCAATGTTAAAATCATTATCTATTCTATTGAAAGTTTGTTTATGTTATATATTAATTTTATTTTTGCACTTATCGTAAACAAGCAAATAAAATAACTTTGTAAAGACAAAGTGTTAGGGTTAAAACCTACTAAAGAATAGTAAATGTCAATTCTTACAATATCTCCAAAAAGGAAACAAATTATAAAGATTCCCCACTATCTGTATATTAACGGACAATTATTGGGGTTTATAAAAGATGAACCGGTAGATATACAACTGCAAGCCGGTATTTATCAAATCACAATACGAAGTACCTATAAGTTTATTGAGAGCAAGATTACAGTTCATATTGGTAATGAGGAATCTAAGAAAGTAGTTTTCTCTGATCGTGAAAAATTCTGGAACTGGCTGTTCAATATCGATCTTGTTCTTTGGATTCTTAAAAGGTTTATTACTATTCCAAATCCTTTTGATAGCATTTATGAAATAGTCAGTAATGGTTTTTTTGCTATCTGGCTGCTAAGAATATGGATTATCAGAAAACGATATTTTAAGTTGGAGATCGTGTGATCTTAATTGTCCACTTTTGATTTTAACTTTCTATTAAAAAAGGGGATATTCAATTCCAAGTATTGAAGTATCCCCTTTTTTATTAATTGCTTATTTCAGATTCTCACTGCCTACACTCCTTTGCAACTCTACTAATGCAGAATCGTAATCAAAAAGGGTCTCGATATATTTACTTTGTACATCATCGTAAGTTCTACGCGCATTAAGTACCTCAAGAAGAGATATATCTCCTCTTTTATAACTGTATATCTTGCCATCTAATACATCTTTAGCCTGCTTTAATAGTCCATCTTCGAAATGACGTACTTGTTTGGCGGCCGATTCGTATTGAGTATATGATTTTAATATATCATTCTGAACCTGAAGTACAGCCTGATCGTATTGCAGAGATGCCTGTTCTACACGTCTCTGAGCAGCCATTATATTACCCTTATTCAATTTCGAAAACGGGATAGGTATAGATAAACCTGCATTATAACTGTTGTATGAAGGGGCAGGAGCTATCTCGTTTTTTACTTCGGCACTATGCTGCACTTCAAGAGATACTGTAAGATCGATGTTCTTCTCTCTTTTGGCTACAACGAGTGCTTTGCCTGCTACATCAACATTTTGCATGGCTGCTACAAGGTCAGCTCTCTCGGTGATACCCCGTTGTATGAGATCTGACAAATTGAAACTATTGTATGGCAACCGCAAGTCTGCATCGGGTTGATAAATAAGAGATACCTTTTTTGTACCTGTATAAAGTGACAGGTCTGAATACGCCTTGTCTCTGTCTGTAGCTGCTTGAAGTAAATCGGTATATTCTACGCCCGCTTCTACTTTGCTCTGAATGGCATCTATCTCCATTATCTCACCCTTAGCATAACGTATGCTATCCGATTTTGCCAGACTTAGAATGCTTTGATATGCATGCTGCTTGACTTGATACAACATCTTTTG comes from the Xylanibacter oryzae DSM 17970 genome and includes:
- a CDS encoding TolC family protein; amino-acid sequence: MMKNQINRLLLLVILIIALVQSGYSQTVISPITYSRFINKVDSGNLDFAAQKLNVSIAEAQVIAAKVRNDPQLGINYFNNEQPSKQMGYGGSVSISQTVTFGKRSAAIKLAKSENQLSQSLLADYLRNLHADAAISFYSALKQKMLYQVKQHAYQSILSLAKSDSIRYAKGEIMEIDAIQSKVEAGVEYTDLLQAATDRDKAYSDLSLYTGTKKVSLIYQPDADLRLPYNSFNLSDLIQRGITERADLVAAMQNVDVAGKALVVAKREKNIDLTVSLEVQHSAEVKNEIAPAPSYNSYNAGLSIPIPFSKLNKGNIMAAQRRVEQASLQYDQAVLQVQNDILKSYTQYESAAKQVRHFEDGLLKQAKDVLDGKIYSYKRGDISLLEVLNARRTYDDVQSKYIETLFDYDSALVELQRSVGSENLK
- a CDS encoding Fic family protein, with the translated sequence MYLHERKNWWRFQYDNEKILNLLGKVRAQQGLMLGRMTSIGFDFQDDAMLTTMSLELVRSSEIEGEILNLSEVRSSIARRLGINAAGLVPSSRYVEGVVEMLLDATQNYNKPLSDERLFGWHNVLFPTGRSGLYEIEVGKYRTGEMQVISGAMGKEQVHYQAPKPERLAEEMGIFIKWFNENIELDAVIKAAIAHLWFVSIHPFDDGNGRIARAITDMLLARSENSNRRFYSMSTEIKLMQKEYYEVLERTQRGNGDITEWLLWFLRCFEKALASTESSISSVLEKNRFWERNKDVQFNERQRKIINMLFDDFFGKLTSGKWAKIAKCSNDTALNDLKDLLAKGILVKNEEGGRSTNYSLVI